agacaACCATGGCTATTTAGGGTTTAGTCATTTGGAGCTtcaattggtatgtgatttttgtttgattgttgatgatttttgcgtttttgagatcgttgcttcgtatattagctagcccatgctttaatttttagatttgataatgaatttgtgaaatcccattgatgaatatttaagctttttattgtttgatgatgaaaaataaataattattgttagattttcataatttattaagtgattttttataaaaatgcttattaaggATTTAATTGTGGACTTtgcaaattgaggggttaaaatgtgaaataaatggaattaatgggctactagggacctagggaagattcggccatgcttgggtttgatgaaattttgtgtattttttgttgttttgaaataaggactaaattgtaaaaatgtaaaatgttaggggctaaagtgcaaaatgcccatttatgtgtttttggttgaaattgaatgaatatgtgattaaataagttaaatttgaatttatttagatcaagaaagaaagaaatcagatttggattagGGGAATtcaaaagttgttgaatagttatTTCGATCCGTTCgtttccgtacgaggtaagttcatatgcaaataaatgttttttaaatttaaatgtatatttatatatgtttctAAATTGAATTGAGCATTGGAGGACTTGTTTCAAGAATGAATTGATTGAGTTACGAAgttgaaagccccgtatgaaccttagaaatagtataggataccgatgtcatgacattaggacttCCGAGGTGTgatttagtgtaagaccatgtgtgggacattggcatcgatatgagattacgtgtaagaccctgtctgtgACAGAGAtattgatatgtgataacatgtaagaccatatatgggatatggcattgtatgtgatatatgtgttttcgagtatccttaacgattccaaatggttcaacgggcaatgtcaAAACGAGATCGAATGTGAATTTGGGCTAAAtgattcaggtacgtatgaaGTTTATATGTTCATTGAAAAAAAAGGTAAGTGGCGTTACTTAACATGGTAATATGGATTATATTAGAAAAGTTATTGTATATGTGTATGAGATTAGTTAAATGTGACCTAttcaaattgaattattaatgttcTCATGATGATTTATTTGCTTCTGGCTTACTAAGTTTTCAAagtttgcttatggcttactaagttttcaaagcttactttgtgtgttctttcattgttttatagatatataAAGCTAGctcaagctcggggatcgtcaaggatcatcgtcacactatcaatcgctATTTCGGTACTTTGAAAGCTTGTACTTatgacatatggcatgtataggctagttttgatatGGTTAGTTTTGAATTGTGTGtaaatagccatgcgaaaatggcttgataatgatgttaatgtttgtGAATAATTGGCCTTGTTAATTAGCTCATTTTGGGaagtttgtttgatgatatattttgTATTTGTAGATAGTGACAATTTCGTTTGAGTTATGGTAATGTGGTTAATTATTCGGTTAGATGTTAATATTGGTATGTGTTCATATTTGCTATGTAATAACTATGCTATGCCATGTGAATTTGGCTTTTTGGTGTGGCTTATTAATAAcctatgttttgatgtataaATTGCCTTGTGAATTGGTTTGTGAATGATAAAAATtactttggtcattttgttagataaattatgatatatgatatatatttatattcagCTAATAATAGGTAAAATAAATACATATGCCTATGACATGTTTGTTTGTGGTTCGATATTTAAAGGTCACTTTGTTGGTTTAATGTTTGATTACAAAATGTGTTATAATATGGTTTGTTTTGTCTTGATATGCGAATGTGCATAGGTATATAAAATGGTATGTTGGTAATTAGTTAATAAAATAGATGTATACAAATGGATGCCTTGATATATGCTTGtatatgaaatgaaatatgttttattataacttaAGTATTCGAATGCCATGAAATTGATGGACATatgctttgaacattgaatttATGAAGCGTAAGAAATATGGTATTGATGTATGTTAGTTTGGTTCGAAATTTGAACagataaatgaaattgaaatagttGAGTTTTGAAGCATAGTTCGAACATGAGATGCGGTTAGTAAAGTATGATTGTTTTAGGTTGGTTATGTACCTTAAATATGAGAATTTGTCTTATAGGAAATACAAGGATGGTTGttatttgagtttgaaaattttataaaggaaATGATATTACTTTgtgtataaattataataaatgacTGTTGGAACTCTGTTTTGATCGGTGATGCCTTGTAACTCTAATCTGGAGATGGAtgcaagttaggggtgttacaatatagtAGCCTCACAGGTTGAGTCTAGAGGTCCAGCTCAGGTTTATGCTGTTAGGGAACCTGAGGATCAAGATCCAACTAATGTTATTATAGGTACTTTCACTTTGCAATCTATTCCGTTGCTTTCTTTGGTTGATTCCggttctacacattcatatattctGAGTGAATTAGCTTGTAAGTTAGGGATTCCTGTAAAGACTATTAATTTGGGAATGATTGTAACTAGTTCCCTTGGAGATAGTGTTGTTGCAAATAAGGTTTATCGTAGGTGTCCTCTTAGGATACAAGGACACATTTTCTCTGTTGATCTCATGGAACtaccattttatggatttgatgatattttgggcatggattggttaattgAGCATAAGGCTAAGGTAGATTTTAAGACTAAGCAAATTACCTTGATAAATAGTGATGGGTTGGAAATTGTTGTTGTTGGTGAAAGACTGGGTTTTATATCTAATATGGTTTCAGCTATGAAGGCTGAGAAGTTGATGGgtaaaggttgtgaagcttatttggcttatgtgatGAATTCGGTTAGTAAGGAGTTAAGAGTTCAGGATATTCGAACCGTTAGGGATTTCCCTaacgtgtttcctgaagagttttATGGCTTGCCGCCAGAAAGAAAAATGGAGTTTGGAATTGAGCTTTATCCTAGTATTACACAGGTGCGCGTTGCATCCTACTACATGACACCAAAAATGTTCAAGGAGTTAAAGatttagttgcaagagttattggataggggGTTCATTCGACCAAGTGTATCTCCGATGGGTGCACCATTTTTATTTGCTAAGAAAAAAGATGGTACGATGCAgatgtgtattgactatagaTAGTTGAATAAGTTGACTAAAGAATAAGAATCCTTTTCCTCAGATTGataacttgtttgatcaattttgAGGTGCGAGGTGTTCTTGAAGATTGATTTAAGATTTTGGTATTATCAGTTAAAGTAGGAGTCTGATGTGTTGAAAACTACTTTTAGGACccgatatgggcattatgagctTTTGGTGATGCAATTCGATTTAACTAATGCCCTGTCacgttcatggatttgatgagcTGAGTTTTTCAttcatacttggatcagtttgtggtcgtcttcatagatgatattttggtgtattctcGTTTTGAGGAGGATCACAATGAGCATCTAGGGGTTGCCTTGCAGGTTTTGAAGGATAAGAAACTATATGCGAagttaaatgtgaattttggcttaagaaAGTGACATTTTTTGCACATGTGGTTTCGACAGAAGGGATTCGAGTGGATCCTAAGAAGATTAGTGCAATTGTAGATCGAAAGCTGCCTAGAAGTGTTATTGAAGCCCGGAGTTTCTTAAGCTTAGCTGGTTACTATTGTAGATTCATTAAAGGGTTTCTCTTATTGTTGCACCCTTAACGAAACTACTTTAAAAGAGTGTGGTGTTCGAATGGACTGATGAAAGGTAGAAGAGTTTTGACTAGCTTAAGGAAGTGTTGACGAAGGCACttgtgttgattcaaccggaacCTGTAAAAGATTTTGCGGTTTATAGTGACGCTTCATATATAGGgcttggttgtgtgttgatgcaagagggtaaagttgtggcttatgcttcaaggcAATTGAAGACTCATGAAcagaactatcctactcatgaatTGGAGTTAGCTGTTGTGGtgtttgcgcttaagatttggcgTTATTATCTTTATGGAGAGAAGTGTGTGATTTACACTGCTCATAAGAGCCTTAAGTACCTCCTCTCctaaaaggagttgaatttaaggCAAAAGTATTGGGTTGAACTATTGAACAACCATAACTATGTGATTGAGTATTATCTTGATGAGATGAATGTTGTTGCtgacgctttgagtaggaagttgATGATGGAGTTGAGAGCGATGTTTACGCACTTGAGTTTAGCTAGTTATGGCAGTTTGTGTTCTGAACTTCAAATGAGGCCAACTTTGTTGCAGGAGATTAAGGAAAACAACTATCAGATGGAGATTTGCTAAAGAAGATTTGACAGGTTGAGCAAAGAATTAAACGGGATTTCCATGTAGACGGCAATGGTATCTTGAATTTTTGAGGTGTGTGTTGCAAGATGTAGATTTAAGGCAAGAGATTCTTAccgaggcgcatagtagcccttatgctatacaTCGTGGTAGTGGGAAGATGTATCATGATCTTTATGAAATTTACTGGTGGCCCAGGTTGAAGCATGACGTTACGTATTTTATGGCTTGATGTTTGGTTTGTCAAAGGGTGAAAGt
The Gossypium arboreum isolate Shixiya-1 chromosome 10, ASM2569848v2, whole genome shotgun sequence genome window above contains:
- the LOC108465080 gene encoding uncharacterized protein LOC108465080 → MAQNTELFDDLVEKAKVVEETLPKLACSIVAESSKRASNGAFRRLPNRGRDNYVSCRGARPSQVESRGPAQVYAVREPEDQDPTNVIIGTFTLQSIPLLSLVDSGSTHSYILSELACKLGIPVKTINLGMIVTSSLGDSVVANKVYRRCPLRIQGHIFSVDLMELPFYGFDDILGMDWLIEHKAKVDFKTKQITLINSDGLEIVVVGERLGFISNMVSAMKAEKLMGKGCEAYLAYVMNSVSKELRVQDIRTVRDFPNVFPEEFYGLPPERKMEFGIELYPSITQVRVASYYMTPKMFKELKI